In Mixophyes fleayi isolate aMixFle1 chromosome 3, aMixFle1.hap1, whole genome shotgun sequence, the genomic stretch agaggattcttatttcagtctcctggacaaaaccatgttacattgcaaggggtgcaaatgagtgttctgttttgcacataagttaaatactgactgtttttttcatgtagtacacaaatacttgatagcttatttgtacactgaaatttaaagttgatatgtgtgtgctacatgaaaaaaacagtcagtatttaaaaacagaacactcatttgcaccccttgcaatgtaacatggttttgtccaggagactgaaataagaatcctcttcatttaagatccttaatgaatcaggccccttgtgattTAATCCAGATGGTGCTGCTATTAAGTGGAAATCCACCTACTAGAGGAATGAATTCTTTAGAATTAGCCAATCAtctcacatctgggggtaaatgtatcataggcaagtttccctttacaaggcagcggccAGGGGCGAACGAGAGCAGGGGCGCAGCAGCTCCggttcttcagcgctgtcctatacagcagccgcggcgctgtctaagaagcgtccgcggcgatgctgtatacactacagcaccgccgcggacgcttctttgacagcgccgtggctgctgtataggacagtgcagctatagcggccacttagttagcgcaggggggtggttctggagactcagaaaccccccctgcgtgtgccactggcggcgctttaaattttagctgtcctCTCGCCGATatcgcgcgggatgcaaaaaccggactatgatacatttaccccctgatgtgataAATCTTATAGGTGCAGATAGCAGAACAAAATTTCCATTCCCAGATAGTGGCGCCCCCAATTAGTATTATGTATTATACTTACTAGAAATGTTCTTTGTTCTGAGcggtaaaaacaaggaaaacaaGGAAAGTCCATGTATACTACACCCCTAGATTTCTACTGGCAATATCACATGATATTAGAATACTTCTGACAGTATCATAAAAGTCTAAATGACTTCTGATAGCATCTCAAGAGTATAGAATACTATTGGTAGTATCATAAGAGTCTAGCATACTTCTGGCAGTATCACAAGAGTTGTCATATTGAAAAATGAATCTACACCAGCTTCTTTCAATTGCCAGTTTAATAGAAATGATGTGTCATCTACCTTGGTTTATGTAATAATTTCTAAAGTCTAAACTAATTTACACAGAGGTGATAAAACTTATAGTTATACTATTTTATTcataaacaaaaaaaggaaaagtgctaACAGTGTCTGGTTGTGCGCTCGCTGACTGCAAAGTCAAAATGGGCAAAggaaatgttattaatttttgtacaaTATTATCCATTAACCCAGAATATGTATTCAGATTTTTGTATAGATTACTATTAATATAATTGGAATACACCCATGTTGTGGTTTTAACTCGCACCTTTGTGAGCTTTCTTTCACATcttctttaaattattatttagctAATTTTTAAAGAATTCACCTTGCAGAAATAATTTGGGATAATTTGGGATAGTGTACAACTAGATGATGatacttttcattttcttttcacgATTCAAGTATCACAAGTGTATAGAGTACTTCTGCAATGCAGtttaacacttagggctagatttactatcaggcgtgtttgtaaagccgccgactttcggcgggtttgccggcggtttagccatcgccggatttactaacgctaaacccgccatccaaacggccagaaatgatgtttccaaacccgcctctgtataaagcgccgtgacggtttcaacaatgctccacatacaaacagccggatttactattagggggtttataaaggcgccggaaaaccgccattcaaaagaccaaaatgaaagcgctgcttgtgagcggcgagattgttcaaacagtgtgctgtttgaggtatttggtcaatctgaacagaagggaaagggccatttcatgtgcaaagtttgtccctttgggattgtatatgttaaaaggccagtgtcttgtaatggcagtgtaatttgggtttctttttctcttctgttttcccacgatgcaatttttttactaagttcaacatttgtttaatattgcaacaaatcccttaacagagtgtaaaagcaattttaactgtactcaataaagaatgggtttctggctgatgactcctctgctgcatcctcacacatctgcacagcacaaattcaggcacaaacccactagtagaggtgtgttatagcgtacatttgtactttggtaaaccaggttcagcttactagaataatctggtggggtggttatgtatgcacctgaaaaggggtctgatattatcctggctggctgttttatacataatctagcattacatcaatttaccccaccgattagtgcagtacacactgaagcagaaggggtctgtgtcacatctggtgatgtgcagagcacaaagggcggaaggcagattagagtccgtctcattacaaactactacacaataggaaaaacatttatttctctaaaatgtgtttgatgtgagtgcaatgtttgtgacagtcagagggcaatgtgtaaatgatttgagtgcctagttttttaaaacatcactatactcttgtttaattagcagaaaataaacactgacaccatagaaatttaactgcatttattgcagtacaacacaataaataataaaggataatgcttatacaaagtaaaaaaagcatgaggcaatagtcatgtgttagcgctagcgacgcctttttgcttgcatatcgctatgttttgccccactctgtcctctccctggcccacccctggtgcgagcacctctccttggaggagtactctgtgccgatctgcttggcgtactagcggtacttgtggtggccgaggaaaagggtgcaggcaagcgggcaatgagttcttgctgcagttggcctgccagccgggtcaggttcgcattcccctcgcgaacggaggaatttaatgcctccacagccccagtcatttgggccatctgcagattggattgctcccaggcattagccagacgattgattgcagcaggaatttggctatttgtgcggtgtatccgcctcaactgggccgcaatttgggaaatgttgtgagtttggctctccatgaagactgattgctgctgctggaaagcaccaatagactgcgccatttcacgggctgggtccatactctgaggtgccggctgctggtgtgctggggcttcagcagggccaggtgcaacatcctggaaaccagacacaggggcatccactgtttccagggtgattatggtttgctcatctggctcaggggacatttggagggactccacctgaggtgcctggtatgaagagggccctgtgtatgaaaatgacggtaagtatataggatataatatgtttgtatattgcattctgaacacttgataggaaagaataatctttacaaactacagattgtttcacaatttttgcattaatgatttattgtcctatgctacctgcttaaggatgcacatattatccttttaatacccagtatcatatgaactatgtatggttgagggggctaaaaaagcatagtatttgtaacctacaaatattgtgatttattacgcaatatctggctagaccgtgccttggggtacacaaatcctatttcagtcctccctctgtgtagtacatgctgggtattttgacttaactgcgtgtgtaaaaaagtgaagacgttgcctatagcaaccaatcagatttgagctctctttttgtagaatgcaataaataaagtaaaggtatattcagattggttgctctagccaacatctcagtttagtaaatgtagccctaaggtcgc encodes the following:
- the LOC142142654 gene encoding uncharacterized protein LOC142142654, producing MAQERRSTRRTGGGPPLRVEYTSYEEELRQIMPREIVEGINVQDTDSPSFAQGVDSPGPQLSPIPTATPPPSVRDSATEEQAGPSSYQAPQVESLQMSPEPDEQTIITLETVDAPVSGFQDVAPGPAEAPAHQQPAPQSMDPAREMAQSIGAFQQQQSVFMESQTHNISQIAAQLRRIHRTNSQIPAAINRLANAWEQSNLQMAQMTGAVEALNSSVREGNANLTRLAGQLQQELIARLPAPFSSATTSTASTPSRSAQSTPPRRGARTRGGPGRGQSGAKHSDMQAKRRR